A region from the uncultured Bacteroides sp. genome encodes:
- a CDS encoding TolC family protein yields MKRIIFWMLFMLTIAGLRAQVTLEECHKKTQENYPLVKQYGLVEKTKEYNLSNAAKGYLPQFTLSAKGTYQSEVTKLGVQIPGVDVKSLSKDQYQVMLEMQQNIWDGGNIRSQKEMAKASSDVDREKLNVDMYALTERVNDLFFGILMLDEQLKQNTLLQDDLARTFKQVSAYVDNGIAATSDLDAVKVEQLNTGQQRTQLEASKQAYVKMLSVFMGEKIADTVTFVRPEEKIPVPSIAAGIYRPEMFWFEAQNGRLQANEKELYARNMPRLSVFVQGAYGNPGLNMLKNEFTPYYVAGVRLAWNFGGLYTLHNDKKLIEASRQQLFSNRDVFLFNTQLQATQQSSEVQSVKEVMQKDEEIIALRTNIRKAAEAKVANGTLTVTDMLREITSENMARQTKALHEVQLLMNIYQLKYTTNN; encoded by the coding sequence ATGAAACGAATCATTTTCTGGATGCTCTTTATGTTAACGATCGCCGGCTTGCGGGCGCAGGTTACGTTGGAGGAGTGCCATAAAAAAACGCAGGAGAACTATCCGCTGGTGAAGCAGTATGGCCTGGTTGAAAAAACAAAGGAGTATAACCTCAGTAATGCAGCCAAGGGATATTTACCTCAGTTTACACTTTCGGCCAAAGGCACGTATCAGAGCGAAGTGACGAAGTTGGGGGTACAAATTCCCGGAGTAGACGTAAAATCACTGTCAAAGGATCAGTATCAGGTGATGCTGGAGATGCAACAAAATATATGGGACGGAGGCAACATTCGTTCGCAGAAGGAGATGGCCAAAGCATCATCGGACGTAGACCGTGAAAAGCTGAACGTAGATATGTATGCGCTTACGGAGCGGGTAAACGATTTGTTTTTTGGCATTTTGATGCTCGATGAACAGTTGAAGCAGAACACTTTGCTGCAAGATGATTTGGCGAGAACATTTAAACAGGTTTCGGCTTATGTGGATAACGGCATTGCCGCTACATCCGACTTGGATGCGGTAAAGGTGGAACAACTGAATACGGGCCAGCAACGTACGCAACTGGAAGCATCGAAACAGGCGTACGTAAAGATGTTATCTGTTTTTATGGGAGAAAAGATTGCCGATACGGTAACGTTTGTCAGACCGGAAGAGAAAATTCCTGTGCCATCAATTGCTGCAGGCATTTATCGACCGGAGATGTTCTGGTTTGAAGCACAAAACGGACGCTTACAGGCGAATGAAAAGGAGCTGTATGCACGCAACATGCCCCGACTGAGTGTTTTTGTGCAGGGAGCTTATGGCAACCCGGGACTAAATATGCTGAAGAATGAATTTACTCCTTACTATGTGGCCGGAGTGCGCCTGGCATGGAATTTTGGCGGATTATATACGCTGCACAATGATAAGAAGTTGATTGAGGCGAGCAGACAACAATTGTTTAGTAACCGTGACGTGTTCCTGTTCAACACTCAACTACAGGCCACGCAGCAAAGCAGTGAAGTGCAGTCGGTGAAGGAGGTGATGCAGAAAGATGAGGAAATCATTGCCCTGCGTACCAACATTCGCAAAGCGGCGGAGGCCAAAGTGGCCAATGGCACACTTACGGTAACGGATATGTTGCGCGAGATAACTTCCGAAAATATGGCACGTCAAACCAAAGCATTGCACGAAGTGCAGTTGCTGATGAATATTTATCAATTGAAATATACAACGAATAATTAA
- a CDS encoding helix-turn-helix domain-containing protein, which yields MTSKNEPLEITLKRVRDYNIVANNEFRFVTIGFGIVKSFKKMESSLFGVHQPYRMKEGRIILIISGELHVSINLIEYSLQTGNLVIMSPGSIVEVLSITPDFDMRVIVVENEFIQYLNKNEIIEYYIGHQQNVSIKLNEKEFEQTNTYFSLIWNTVCEGIFRREVVQSLVTALLFNISYIRKDNISAISTPMSRQEELFHRFIALVNEFSSSERNVPFYADKLCLTPRYLNTLIKQTSKQTVMEWINQSVMMEAKILLKYSDLLVYQISDKLNFPNPSFFCKFFKKMAGITPLEYQRK from the coding sequence ATGACATCCAAAAATGAACCGCTGGAAATTACCCTGAAACGGGTGCGAGATTACAATATAGTAGCAAACAATGAATTCCGGTTCGTCACCATCGGCTTTGGCATTGTTAAAAGCTTTAAGAAGATGGAAAGCTCTTTATTCGGCGTACATCAACCTTATCGTATGAAGGAAGGAAGAATTATTCTGATCATAAGCGGCGAGCTACACGTTTCCATTAACCTGATTGAATATTCGTTGCAGACAGGCAACTTAGTAATCATGTCTCCCGGTTCCATTGTTGAAGTGCTTTCAATAACTCCCGATTTTGACATGCGGGTCATTGTTGTCGAAAATGAGTTTATTCAATACCTCAACAAAAACGAAATTATAGAATACTATATCGGTCACCAGCAAAATGTATCTATCAAGCTCAATGAAAAAGAGTTCGAACAAACAAACACCTACTTTTCGCTGATATGGAATACTGTTTGCGAAGGCATTTTCAGGCGCGAAGTAGTGCAGAGCCTCGTCACTGCCCTGCTTTTCAATATCAGCTACATCCGTAAAGACAACATCAGCGCCATTAGTACCCCGATGTCCCGGCAGGAAGAGTTGTTTCACCGTTTCATCGCTCTGGTCAACGAATTTAGCAGCAGTGAACGCAACGTCCCCTTCTACGCCGATAAACTTTGTCTTACCCCTCGCTACCTGAACACCCTCATCAAGCAAACCAGCAAGCAAACCGTAATGGAATGGATTAACCAATCGGTGATGATGGAAGCTAAAATATTGCTGAAGTACAGCGACCTGTTGGTCTACCAGATATCCGACAAGCTCAATTTTCCCAACCCTTCTTTTTTTTGCAAGTTCTTCAAAAAGATGGCAGGGATAACTCCACTGGAGTATCAACGAAAATAG